The Coccidioides posadasii str. Silveira chromosome 3, complete sequence genome contains a region encoding:
- a CDS encoding uncharacterized protein (EggNog:ENOG410PJG8~COG:S~BUSCO:14297at33183), with protein sequence MDPRKPPEHVIDVFADPASVKDVLKGILHTIFFHRYFPCVRPDTFDVLDLTLPAVDDVEVETLIDSRINTLIRQHLSPASNSPNGGVRGRIGVQFFEKKRRKGGLWFGALAGKNEEAVCWEIWTVDVTIATPRTESDRAKVRKAMEKTLQKAAFKILAIANQSKDHIPPITTSDANPFPFQIILNPKLDNWGNKLGFY encoded by the exons ATGGACCCGCGAAAACCCCCGGAACACGTAATCGACGTGTTCGCCGACCCCGCGTCTGTGAAAGATGTCCTCAAAG GCATCCTCCACACTATCTTCTTCCACCGATATTTCCCCTGCGTTCGCCCCGACACCTTCGACGTTCTAGACTTAACCCTCCCCGCTGTCGACGACGTGGAAGTCGAAACCCTAATCGATTCTCGCATAAACACCCTTATTCGGCAACATCTTTCCCCCGCCTCGAACTCTCCCAACGGTGGTGTCCGCGGGCGCATAGGTGTGCAGTTCTTCGAAAAGAAGCGACGAAAAGGTGGACTCTGGTTCGGAGCGCTTGCTggaaagaatgaagaagcAGTGTGCTGGGAGATATGGACCGTTGATGTGACAATCGCTACACCGAGAACCGAGTCAG ATCGGGCGAAGGTACGAAAAGCTATGGAGAAAACGTTGCAGAAGGCCGCCTTCAAAATTCTTGCCATTGCCAATCAAAGCAAGGACCATATCCCCCCCATTACGACAAGTGACGCGAATCCATTTCCATTCCAAATCATTTTAAATCCCAAATTGGACAATTGGGGCAACAAACTTGGGTTTTATTGA
- the YOP1 gene encoding ER membrane protein DP1/Yop1 (EggNog:ENOG410PP88~COG:U~TransMembrane:4 (i36-56o62-79i91-110o116-140i)~BUSCO:14661at33183) — protein sequence MSFQDRALHQIAQIDKELSKYPVLNNLERQTSVPKVYAFLGLVGIYFFLVFFNIAGEFLVNFAGFLIPGYYSLNALFTATKTDDTQWLTYWVVYAFLTVIESAISAAYWFPFYYLFKFVLILWMALPQTHGAQIVFGSFIQPVFSRYFQSGSTSSNLRSQADKATKEHST from the exons ATGTCGTTCCAGGACCGTGCGCTGCACCAGATTGCTCAGATTGACAAGGAG CTCTCGAAGTATCCTGTCCTCAACAACCTTGAGAGGCAAACCTCAGTCCCGAAGGTGTATGCTTTCTTGGGCCTCGTTGGAATTTACTTctttttggttttctttAATATCGCAGGGGAATTCTTGGTCAACTTCGCTGGGTTCTTGATTCCTGGATACTACTCACTCAACGCGTTGTTTACGGCAACCAAGACCGATGATACCCAG TGGCTCACT TACTGGGTGGTCTATGCCTTCCTAACTGTCATCGAGAGCGCTATTAGTGCTGCTTACTGGTTCC CCTTCTACTACCTTTTCAAGTTTGTGCTTATTTTGTGGATGGCCCTTCCACAGACTCA CGGTGCCCAAATCGTTTTCGGATCCTTCATTCAGCCGGTGTTCTCCCGCTACTTCCAGAGCGGCTCCACCTCCTCCAACTTGCGTTCGCAAGCCGATAAGGCCACCAAGGAGCACTCTACCTAA
- a CDS encoding uncharacterized protein (EggNog:ENOG410PGE4~COG:K), with amino-acid sequence MPEQQVPEGYEPYMRSQFGPSQSVYHGNPEEMLMRFGDQLANSNPGTLLDPALQENHNSVKPRMDVHYQGHDIHVHNVAAHGLPPELSQHGMTAEMHPTHYPNLFDGVENQIPDHIIEDHEGSEQGPRKKRGTSSSIANDNELRRLLRQYDGYTLRQMAAEVQKHEGAGGKSEKVKQVFAMIWYVNSRQSWRLPADIHPGCEKTVVKALDQSAGIGYIAAMLINVGRNVSRFSIQHPLAS; translated from the coding sequence ATGCCTGAGCAACAAGTACCTGAAGGATACGAACCTTACATGCGTTCTCAGTTTGGGCCGTCGCAGTCGGTTTACCATGGCAATCCTGAAGAAATGCTAATGCGATTTGGTGACCAGCTTGCCAATTCCAACCCTGGGACCCTACTTGATCCTGCCCTGCAGGAAAACCACAACTCTGTTAAGCCTCGTATGGACGTCCACTATCAGGGCCACGATATCCATGTGCATAATGTTGCAGCACATGGGCTGCCTCCAGAGCTATCCCAACATGGCATGACGGCAGAGATGCATCCAACTCATTATCCGAATCTCTTTGACGGTGTAGAAAATCAAATTCCCGATCATATCATAGAAGATCATGAAGGCTCCGAGCAAGGTCCGCGCAAGAAGAGAGGAACAAGTTCGTCAATTGCAAATGACAACGAGCTGAGAAGACTTCTTCGACAATATGACGGGTATACCCTACGCCAAATGGCCGCAGAAGTGCAGAAGCATGAAGGAGCCGGTGGCAAATCAGAGAAGGTCAAGCAGGTATTCGCTATGATCTGGTATGTGAACTCCAGACAAAGTTGGAGGCTACCCGCTGATATTCATCCAGGTTGCGAGAAAACTGTCGTAAAAGCACTGGATCAGTCCGCAGGGATAGGGTATATTGCTGCTATGCTGATAAATGTGGGACGGAACGTGTCTCGGTTCTCAATCCAGCATCCTTTGGCAAGCTAG
- a CDS encoding uncharacterized protein (EggNog:ENOG410PGE4~COG:K), with protein sequence MSTSSTQSHLETTKTRLANVSHSPHPQTCSHSHQNCGCHSSYASHPGSISDVDFSAMSAQEKLHLILHFESAEESPAGDNETLQLPSIHSYLPPGSDSDVAGALMALYRSHCISVIDSFRFCKEKNLFRHISAFQGTLTVPVHKLLIHPDMAPWIEECDWLMYQKMVAFIAPLTTQVVPEPVVKAFTSISRRLVPHIEDTFKSQPEHVSTARLVPARLFCHLVKRMLEVNQSANSAAAWLCHIENRTKMWEEFHSFLNITDMICKARIPRCSLQGIVDIFKEHVKTLLSPLDAPPPEVELYDQELGFQKFTYTTTEGRDYTNFPDRWIAFILGLPKMFPGHAPQCIIDKADAMWTAILHRFTLEGAESFSAWWMTKVFFMEMIQWQAEKGGFMHYSPKALRQFLLNSESATSQPPAILEQTNGSADSSIAPNPENAVTATGESEVVVGRASLNNDDSAIALDDDSMLLSGSKYADMTISDPADAEGDVVVV encoded by the exons ATGAG CACAAGCTCTACTCAGAGTCATTTGGAGACAACAAAGACGCGACTTGCCAACGTGTCTCACTCACCACATCCTCAGACGTGTTCACACTCTCATCAAAACTGTGGATGTCATTCATCTTATGCTTCTCATCCTGGCTCTATTTCAGATGTTGATTTCTCAGCCATGTCAGCCCAGGAGAAGCTCCATCTGATTCTTCACTTTGAGTCTGCAGAGGAATCCCCTGCTGGTGATAATGAAACCTTGCAGCTACCAAGCATTCATAGCTACCTGCCGCCAGGGTCTGATTCGGATGTTGCTGGTGCCCTCATGGCTCTCTATAGATCACATTGCATTTCTGTGATCGATAGCTTCAGGTTCTGCAAagagaagaatctttttCGACACATTTCCGCATTTCAAGGCACCCTTACCGTCCCCGTTCATAAGCTTCTCATTCATCCCGATATGGCTCCATGGATTGAGGAATGCGACTGGCTCATGTACCAGAAGATGGTAGCATTCATTGCTCCTTTGACTACGCAAGTCGTCCCAGAACCCGTCGTAAAGGCCTTCACTTCAATTTCACGGCGTCTTGTCCCACACATTGAGGATACATTTAAGTCACAGCCCGAGCACGTATCCACTGCGCGCCTCGTCCCTGCTCGTCTCTTCTGTCACCTTGTGAAGCGGATGTTGGAAGTGAATCAGTCTGCGAATTCCGCAGCCGCCTGGCTCTGCCATATTGAAAACCGAACAAAAATGTGGGAGGAATTCCATtcattcttgaatataaCGGACATGATTTGCAAAGCAAGAATTCCTCGTTGTTCGTTACAAGGAATTGTTGATATCTTCAAGGAACATGTCAAAACGTTACTGAGTCCTCTCGATGCACCCCCACCCGAAGTTGAGCTCTATGATCAAGAGTTGGGATTCCAGAAGTTTACTTACACCACTACGGAAGGCCGCGACTATACGAATTTCCCAGATCGCTGGATCGCGTTTATTCTAGGACTTCCAAAAATGTTCCCAGGCCATGCTCCTCAATGCATAATCGACAAGGCAGATGCCATGTGGACGGCTATTCTTCACCGATTCACCCTCGAAGGTGCTGAAAGTTTTAGTGCTTGGTGGATGACAAAGGTTTTCTTTATGGAAATGATACAATGGCAAGCGGAAAAGGGAGGATTTATGCACTATTCTCCAAAAGCATTACGCCAGTTTTTACTAAACTCGGAATCGGCCACGAGTCAGCCCCCGGCGATCCTTGAGCAGACGAACGGTTCAGCGGACTCTTCAATTGCCCCAAACCCTGAGAATGCGGTGACAGCTACGGGTGAATCGGAGGTGGTGGTCGGACGAGCTAGCTTGAATAATGATGATAGCGCTATCGCTTTGGATGACGATTCCATGCTCCTTTCCGGAAGCAAATACGCCGACATGACAATTTCAGACCCGGCTGATGCTGAAGGTGATGTGGTGGTTGTTTGA
- the PBN1 gene encoding protease B nonderepressible form (EggNog:ENOG410PHSH~COG:O~TransMembrane:1 (o485-506i)~BUSCO:6295at33183): MKRRVTFIHEGEGEFDPQQAHLDSTSLTLRSLRGARQERLTFGFEELPNEFQQVLSQCVELHIRWVSEYPYSAITPFTSRLPPGLHIILSALTSNRSKHLCPLLQKTFDTSLNCTIPETSFIAPSSVTKSGALPSLQFYQLLPSLDQLATYIQEAICSNQSTECRDSAAIIRFADTLDIDYDRVLNSFVVTVYWSKSVANGGWKDTIHSNNSSKDKIDVGILAPQQPLDPDEIRIGGLLAVVGRDKEFKPTLFSFPSRHHSLPNSSTYKAQLASPTGLHPTLRLSISRSALSPPPSPPKTTCRLYTYITLPSYIFPDEYQLSTTDPLFLQSHNIRGLHHVAGETDLEAPDWTTRRWGSHLLVELATSNSDDASDWTSTIPLHLRYLHPSESGYHNVSLPWPVVFWACESEDQGKMDVNPFDRVKLSWDDFFGPKTFFYQFHPSPRPVTGDATREELKLVETIQVPVLQVDEDNQSITNQAKQIELGTVVVVVAGFLWILWRLGAVFKISGIRANRGQRTRETEKKTQ, encoded by the exons ATGAAACGAAGAGTCACTTTTATCCATgaaggagagggagagtTTGACCCGCAACAGGCCCATCTCGATTCCACCTCCCTGACATTACGATCCTTACGCGGAGCCCGGCAAGAGAGGTTAACGTTTGGCTTCGAGGAGCTCCCAAATGAG TTCCAGCAAGTTCTAAGCCAATGCGTTGAATTGCATATCCGGTGGGTATCGGAGTACCCATACTCAGCCATCACACCTTTCACAAGTAGGCTACCTCCGGGCCTACATATTATTCTCTCAGCCTTGACTTCTAATCGATC TAAACACCTGTGCCCCTTGTTACAGAAGACCTTCGACACTAGCCTGAATTGCACCATCCCGGAG ACTTCTTTTATAGCTCCAAGCAGTGTAACAAAGTCGGGCGCATTGCCCTCCCTCCAGTTTTATCAGCTCCTCCCCTCGCTCGATCAGCTGGCTACGTATATCCAGGAAGCAATATGCTCGAATCAAAGCACTGAATGTCGAGATAGCGCTGCTATAATTCGTTTCGCAGATACCCTTGATATAGATTACGATCGTGTGTTAAATTCGTTTGTTGTCACGGTATATTGGTCCAAATCAGTCGCGAACGGAGGGTGGAAAGATACAATTCACAGCAATAATTCGAGCAAAGACAAAATAGACGTGGGTATCCTAGCGCCGCAACAACCTTTAGATCCAGACGAGATTCGAATTGGTGGACTTTTGGCTGTGGTTGGGCGGGATAAAGAATTCA AGCCAactctcttttcctttccttcccGTCATCATTCTCTACCAAACTCTTCGACATACAAGGCTCAATTAGCTTCACCCACCGGCCTCCATCCAACACTGCGTCTCTCCATTTCTCGATCTGCGCTCTCACCACCTCCATCTCCGCCTAAAACTACGTGTAGATTATACACGTACATCACTCTCCCGTCGTATATCTTCCCAGACGAATACCAACTGTCCACCACTGATCCTCTTTTCCTCCAATCACACAACATCCGCGGTCTCCATCATGTTGCTGGAGAAACTGATCTGGAAGCGCCGGACTGGACAACTCGTCGCTGGGGTTCACATCTTCTCGTGGAGCTAGCCACATCAAATTCAGATGATGCTAGTGACTGGACAAGCACCATTCCATTGCATCTTCGCTATCTCCATCCTTCCGAATCTGGCTACCACAACGTCTCTCTTCCCTGGCCCGTTGTCTTTTGGGCATGCGAGTCCGAGGATCAGGGTAAAATGGATGTTAACCCATTCGATCGGGTGAAATTGAGCTGGGATGATTTCTTTGGCCCGAAAACATTTTTCTATCAATTTCATCCCTCTCCTCGACCGGTAACGGGTGATGCAACGCGTGAAGAGTTGAAACTAGTCGAAACTATTCAAGTCCCCGTGTTACAAGTGGACGAGGATAACCAGTCGATCACTAATCAAGCTAAGCAGATCGAACTCGGCACTGTTGTCGTTGTTGTGGCAGGATTTCTATGGATATTGTGGAGGCTGGGTGCCGTTTTCAAAATCTCAGGGATTAGAGCCAACCGTGGCCAGAGAACTCGAGAAACTGAGAAGAAGACTCAATAA